In Sporosarcina luteola, a single window of DNA contains:
- a CDS encoding ABC transporter ATP-binding protein, whose amino-acid sequence MKPVVELKNLSKTIRSKKIIDNLNLSLYPGQITGFLGPNGAGKTTTIRMMVGLMKQTEGDIVIEGVSLRDNFEVGLSKVGVIVENPEMYKFMSGYKNLLHFARMHKGVTKERIDDVVRQVGMQNRIHEKVGTYSLGMRQRLGLAQAILHRPKFLILDEPTNGLDPAGIREFRQYLRKIAETEGVSVFVSSHMLSEIELMCDRIAIIQNGKLIDIREMSEARESFYYIEATPAEKAKQLLTDGGFTVEPFTDGLLVNAEQHQIPDLVESFIAEGLQVFAVQPHRKTLEDEFLEMTGGGQIAEAYAK is encoded by the coding sequence ATGAAGCCGGTAGTGGAATTGAAGAATTTATCCAAAACGATTCGAAGCAAGAAAATCATCGACAATTTGAATCTGTCGCTGTATCCGGGGCAGATCACGGGCTTCCTCGGTCCGAATGGTGCGGGGAAAACGACGACGATCAGAATGATGGTAGGGCTCATGAAGCAGACGGAGGGCGATATCGTCATCGAAGGGGTTTCATTGCGGGACAACTTCGAGGTAGGCCTTTCAAAGGTTGGTGTCATTGTTGAGAATCCTGAAATGTATAAATTTATGTCAGGTTATAAGAATTTGCTGCATTTTGCCCGCATGCATAAAGGTGTGACGAAGGAGCGGATCGATGATGTCGTCCGCCAAGTCGGGATGCAAAATCGTATCCATGAAAAAGTAGGGACCTATTCGCTCGGAATGCGTCAACGTTTAGGCCTCGCGCAGGCTATCCTGCACCGGCCGAAGTTCTTGATTTTGGATGAACCGACGAATGGACTCGATCCTGCTGGAATCCGTGAATTCAGGCAGTACCTTCGTAAGATTGCAGAAACAGAAGGGGTATCCGTCTTCGTTTCCAGCCATATGCTCTCCGAAATTGAGCTCATGTGCGACCGGATTGCCATCATCCAAAACGGCAAGCTGATCGATATCCGTGAAATGTCCGAGGCGCGGGAATCGTTCTATTATATTGAAGCAACGCCGGCGGAAAAGGCGAAGCAACTGCTTACGGATGGAGGGTTCACGGTGGAGCCGTTTACAGATGGATTGCTCGTCAATGCGGAGCAACATCAAATCCCGGACCTGGTCGAGTCGTTCATTGCCGAAGGGCTGCAAGTGTTTGCGGTTCAGCCGCATCGGAAAACGTTGGAAGATGAGTTCTTAGAGATGACTGGAGGTGGCCAGATTGCTGAAGCTTATGCAAAATGA
- a CDS encoding GntR family transcriptional regulator, whose protein sequence is MSIDFLPDKPIYQQLIDRILGDIMRGTLKAGEKLPSVREYAVEVGVNANTMQRVYRELEQMEITETRRGQGSFVTENQEKIKALRNEMKEQLVTTFLQSVAAFGFTTDEIVKCLQERGGGND, encoded by the coding sequence ATGAGCATTGATTTTTTACCGGATAAGCCGATTTACCAGCAGCTCATCGACCGGATTTTGGGGGATATTATGCGTGGCACTTTGAAGGCGGGGGAGAAGTTGCCTTCCGTCCGTGAATACGCAGTTGAAGTTGGCGTGAATGCGAACACGATGCAGCGCGTCTACAGGGAGTTGGAGCAGATGGAGATCACTGAGACAAGAAGGGGGCAGGGATCGTTCGTGACGGAAAATCAAGAGAAAATCAAGGCGCTTCGCAATGAAATGAAGGAGCAGCTCGTGACGACATTCCTTCAAAGTGTGGCGGCATTCGGATTTACGACTGACGAAATTGTAAAGTGTCTGCAGGAACGGGGTGGCGGAAATGATTGA
- a CDS encoding ATP-binding cassette domain-containing protein has translation MLEVKGLSVEINGIPVVKGNSFFIPEGKITALIGESGSGKSMTVTALLRMLPTGALASGEIRYMDTDLLKVTNEEMAVLRKKEFFTIFQDALNSFNPSVKMDRQLYAFSAGRVGDDQESFRKKMKAILGKLSLSGDILNRYPFELSGGMLQRCMIACALYVEPALLIADEPTSALDKVVQKEFLRWLRLLNESGTTVLIITHDLDVVADAADEMIVMRKGEVVETGAVADVLARPRHEYTKRLLNSRF, from the coding sequence GTGCTTGAGGTGAAAGGGTTATCGGTTGAAATCAATGGAATCCCGGTCGTAAAAGGCAACTCGTTTTTCATTCCTGAAGGGAAAATAACAGCATTGATCGGCGAAAGCGGCAGTGGGAAAAGCATGACGGTTACGGCTTTGCTCAGGATGTTGCCGACTGGTGCGCTAGCTTCCGGAGAAATCCGTTATATGGACACCGATTTATTGAAGGTGACGAATGAAGAGATGGCAGTATTGCGGAAAAAGGAGTTCTTCACAATCTTCCAAGACGCTTTGAACAGCTTTAATCCAAGCGTGAAGATGGATCGGCAGCTGTATGCCTTTTCCGCAGGTCGCGTAGGTGATGATCAGGAAAGCTTCCGAAAGAAGATGAAGGCGATCCTTGGGAAGCTAAGCTTGTCCGGGGATATTTTGAATCGGTATCCATTCGAATTATCAGGCGGTATGCTGCAACGATGTATGATTGCCTGCGCTTTGTATGTTGAACCAGCCTTACTTATTGCAGATGAGCCGACGTCCGCACTCGATAAAGTCGTGCAAAAGGAATTTCTGAGATGGCTTCGATTGTTGAATGAGAGCGGCACGACGGTATTGATCATTACGCATGATCTGGATGTCGTCGCAGATGCGGCGGATGAAATGATTGTCATGCGAAAAGGAGAAGTCGTGGAGACGGGTGCAGTTGCAGATGTCTTGGCGAGGCCGAGGCATGAATATACAAAACGTTTATTGAACAGCCGATTTTAG
- the mazF gene encoding endoribonuclease MazF has protein sequence MVKYVPERGDLIWLLFSPQSGAEQAGRRPAIVLSPSAYNEKSGLVLVCPVTSKQKGYPFEVMLKDSLKTSGIVLSDQVRSLDWRAREASFIEHIDEVALADILENVRLLLD, from the coding sequence ATGGTGAAGTATGTGCCGGAACGTGGGGATCTGATCTGGCTATTATTCTCGCCACAATCCGGGGCAGAACAAGCGGGAAGACGCCCGGCTATTGTTTTATCGCCTTCCGCTTATAATGAAAAATCAGGACTAGTCCTAGTCTGTCCTGTGACTTCAAAACAAAAAGGCTATCCATTTGAAGTCATGCTAAAGGATTCATTAAAAACCTCTGGAATTGTGCTTTCCGACCAGGTGCGTAGTCTAGATTGGCGCGCAAGAGAAGCCAGTTTCATCGAACATATTGATGAGGTAGCACTGGCGGATATACTTGAAAATGTCCGTCTGCTCCTGGATTAA
- a CDS encoding VOC family protein yields MTQFLTGIDHIQIAAPPQSEEQAREFYGNLLGMEEIPKPENLQARGGCWFKCGSHEVHIGIQADFMPAKKAHPGFTVHALEQLKSRLETAGYDISEEPPIAGRARYFTHDPFGNRVEFLEFE; encoded by the coding sequence ATGACTCAATTTCTTACTGGTATTGACCATATCCAAATCGCGGCACCTCCTCAATCGGAAGAGCAAGCACGCGAATTTTACGGCAACCTGCTCGGAATGGAGGAAATTCCGAAGCCAGAAAACTTGCAAGCCCGTGGCGGCTGCTGGTTTAAATGCGGCTCACATGAAGTCCATATCGGCATCCAGGCCGATTTCATGCCAGCCAAAAAAGCGCATCCCGGCTTCACCGTACATGCGCTTGAACAATTGAAATCCCGATTGGAAACGGCCGGATATGATATTTCAGAAGAACCGCCGATTGCAGGGCGTGCCCGCTATTTCACACATGATCCGTTCGGCAACCGGGTTGAGTTTTTGGAGTTTGAATGA
- a CDS encoding ABC transporter permease: protein MLKLMQNEWMKLWHKKGTWIMVGILVVLTVGMMGLMKWISLQNMGGEMTREGMIQDPSSLGGTVLLLTVIVAAGIVASEFSQGTIKMLLTRPVKRWKILVSKFLTVNLFGIFLMLIGYVVYILLAMLLFKSGAGESLSDWSVWSKSLYMLLLSFGNVFITSTFAFAIGSVFRSSSLAIGLSLFIYFTGSTISALLSKYEIAKYLFFTHMDLTQFETGMMLVPDLTLPFSLAVLAVYIVVFLLISFSTFIKRDVTA from the coding sequence TTGCTGAAGCTTATGCAAAATGAATGGATGAAATTGTGGCATAAAAAAGGAACATGGATCATGGTCGGTATTCTTGTCGTCTTGACAGTCGGAATGATGGGCTTGATGAAATGGATTAGCTTGCAGAATATGGGTGGCGAAATGACAAGGGAAGGGATGATCCAGGATCCATCTTCACTGGGCGGAACTGTCTTATTGCTGACGGTCATCGTTGCAGCGGGCATTGTCGCGTCCGAGTTTTCCCAGGGTACGATTAAGATGCTGCTGACACGCCCGGTAAAAAGATGGAAGATTCTTGTATCCAAATTCCTGACCGTGAATCTCTTTGGCATTTTCCTTATGCTGATTGGTTACGTTGTCTATATCCTGTTGGCGATGCTTTTATTCAAATCGGGGGCAGGAGAGAGCTTATCGGATTGGTCGGTTTGGAGCAAGAGTCTGTATATGCTGCTTCTTTCATTCGGTAACGTATTCATCACTTCGACATTCGCATTTGCAATCGGAAGCGTTTTCCGCTCCAGCTCACTCGCAATCGGTCTGTCACTGTTCATTTACTTCACCGGCTCAACGATCAGCGCCTTGCTTTCGAAATACGAAATTGCAAAGTACTTGTTCTTCACACATATGGACCTGACCCAATTCGAAACGGGCATGATGTTAGTGCCTGACTTGACGTTGCCTTTCTCGCTTGCGGTATTAGCCGTTTATATCGTGGTCTTCCTTCTTATCAGCTTTTCGACATTCATAAAACGAGATGTTACAGCTTGA
- a CDS encoding SMI1/KNR4 family protein, with the protein MEQIFKQDQMKKPASDQEITLAEETLGRKLPPDFIQLLKIANGGYVNTAHRAFPADFQIESGDVFIEVEEIMGVNEEGILLSDYFIQEWGLPQQLVLFAGSGHAWLAFNYENRDTPNVVYVEPDDGDGNNFHVLAESFTEFVDKLTKI; encoded by the coding sequence TTGGAACAGATATTCAAGCAAGACCAAATGAAAAAACCTGCATCTGACCAAGAAATCACACTTGCAGAAGAAACCCTTGGCAGAAAGTTGCCGCCTGATTTTATACAATTATTGAAAATCGCTAATGGGGGATATGTCAACACCGCGCATAGGGCATTCCCCGCGGACTTCCAGATTGAAAGCGGAGATGTTTTCATTGAAGTGGAAGAGATCATGGGCGTGAATGAAGAAGGCATCCTTTTAAGTGACTATTTCATCCAAGAATGGGGATTGCCCCAACAGCTCGTCCTCTTCGCAGGTAGTGGCCATGCCTGGCTCGCCTTTAATTATGAAAATAGGGACACCCCGAATGTCGTCTACGTTGAGCCGGATGATGGGGACGGAAACAACTTCCACGTCTTGGCGGAATCATTCACGGAATTCGTCGATAAACTGACAAAGATATAG
- a CDS encoding ABC transporter ATP-binding protein, which translates to MLRVEHLSKSYGRGKQRKTILHDINLSVGDGELVGIVGESGSGKSTLARLIMQLEPVDEGLVSFTPAGDFYASCQIVFQNASAAMNPSWTVRDILKEPVRLMKGDRDAYILTMLGKVGLEEKHLDRCPSELSGGERQRVNLLRSMLVEPKLLICDEIVSNLDRLIQKEIVELIQKMNREMGMAILFISHDLKVVQHLCDRVYVMEGGRIVEESVKRDDGFSFTHPYSLMLFE; encoded by the coding sequence TTGCTGAGGGTTGAACATCTATCGAAAAGCTATGGCAGGGGAAAGCAAAGGAAGACCATCCTTCACGACATTAATTTGTCGGTAGGCGACGGTGAACTCGTCGGAATCGTCGGGGAAAGCGGCAGCGGGAAAAGTACATTGGCGCGCCTGATAATGCAATTGGAGCCTGTGGATGAAGGATTGGTTTCATTCACGCCAGCGGGTGATTTCTATGCCTCCTGTCAAATCGTCTTCCAAAACGCGTCCGCTGCTATGAACCCTTCCTGGACGGTCCGTGATATTTTAAAAGAACCAGTACGGTTGATGAAAGGCGATCGGGATGCTTATATCCTAACGATGCTGGGAAAAGTGGGCTTGGAAGAGAAACATTTGGACCGGTGTCCTTCGGAATTAAGCGGCGGTGAACGGCAGCGGGTGAATTTGCTGCGCTCAATGCTTGTGGAGCCGAAGCTGTTGATATGCGATGAAATCGTGTCCAATCTGGATCGGTTGATTCAAAAAGAGATTGTAGAGCTTATTCAGAAGATGAATCGGGAGATGGGCATGGCGATTCTGTTCATTTCTCATGATCTCAAAGTCGTGCAGCATTTATGCGATCGAGTGTATGTAATGGAGGGAGGCAGGATTGTCGAGGAAAGTGTGAAGCGGGATGACGGGTTTTCATTCACACATCCTTACTCCCTGATGCTGTTCGAGTGA
- a CDS encoding ABC transporter permease: MTVKWIGKRMMLGALVLFIVSFLSFFIMHASPGSSATAYYGGNAQTLTTAEKERISKAFALDRPLIVQYGAWLTETVQGNLGVSAKEGRPVASILGERLPNTLLLFGVSMFFIIIGSIWLGMTAGMKPGSLLDRGLSAFSIASSSIPAFWLGILFIYLFAVTLGVLPSSGTGSLGGDGGFVDKMKHLIMPASVVVLTHVGLYARFLQESVKAEIGSYYVMAARANGVEEREIRRGVLRNAFIPYLNYVGVTIPSFFGGSVIVEALFAWSGLGQLLVKSVMVKDYPVLMGGIMLTGLIVVISLFVIDVLTYTLDPKLRKGELGG; this comes from the coding sequence ATGACCGTTAAATGGATTGGGAAGCGCATGATGCTAGGGGCACTCGTCCTCTTCATCGTGAGCTTCCTCTCTTTTTTCATAATGCATGCAAGTCCGGGAAGCTCCGCGACGGCGTATTACGGAGGTAATGCCCAGACGTTGACCACTGCTGAAAAGGAGCGGATCAGCAAAGCCTTTGCACTGGATCGTCCATTGATCGTCCAATATGGGGCGTGGTTAACGGAGACGGTGCAAGGGAATCTTGGCGTGTCCGCGAAGGAGGGCCGTCCCGTCGCTTCGATTCTTGGGGAGCGGCTGCCGAATACATTGCTGTTGTTCGGTGTATCGATGTTTTTCATTATTATAGGGTCGATTTGGCTTGGGATGACGGCTGGAATGAAACCTGGGTCGCTGCTTGACAGGGGTCTGTCGGCGTTCAGTATCGCATCCTCTTCCATCCCGGCGTTTTGGCTCGGGATATTGTTCATTTATCTATTCGCTGTCACGCTTGGCGTCTTGCCGTCTTCCGGGACGGGAAGCCTGGGCGGTGACGGCGGTTTTGTTGATAAAATGAAGCATCTCATCATGCCGGCATCCGTCGTCGTTCTGACGCATGTCGGCCTTTACGCGCGCTTCCTCCAAGAGAGTGTCAAAGCAGAAATCGGAAGCTATTATGTAATGGCGGCTAGGGCGAACGGCGTGGAGGAGCGGGAAATCAGGCGGGGCGTCTTACGGAATGCATTCATCCCTTATTTGAATTATGTAGGCGTGACAATCCCTTCGTTTTTCGGGGGATCCGTCATCGTGGAGGCTCTATTTGCATGGTCGGGTCTTGGCCAATTGCTTGTGAAATCCGTCATGGTGAAGGATTATCCGGTGCTGATGGGTGGCATCATGCTGACAGGGCTGATTGTCGTCATAAGCTTATTTGTCATTGACGTGCTTACGTACACGCTCGATCCGAAGCTTCGGAAAGGGGAGTTGGGCGGATGA
- a CDS encoding immunoglobulin-like domain-containing protein — protein MKKLFILLLALLLLVACTQEPTVAILPDPAPDQEISYSEEGLSLELVESIFEESPAAIHTIVRNDSGQPYRLGEFYHIEMKVDGKWHVITYSDAVFLNNPSFRDFGNILKDGEEGRQLFSVEALGITLIPGDYRLVKTFLSITEPYHEVSVAATFSVE, from the coding sequence ATGAAAAAGCTTTTCATTCTGCTACTCGCATTATTGCTATTGGTTGCTTGCACCCAAGAACCGACAGTCGCCATTCTTCCAGACCCCGCGCCAGATCAAGAGATATCATACTCGGAAGAAGGACTATCACTGGAACTTGTAGAAAGTATATTCGAAGAGTCGCCCGCAGCCATCCACACCATTGTCCGAAACGACAGCGGACAGCCGTACCGTTTAGGCGAATTCTATCATATCGAAATGAAAGTCGACGGCAAGTGGCATGTCATCACCTATTCAGACGCTGTATTCCTGAACAACCCGAGCTTCAGAGATTTCGGCAACATACTGAAAGATGGCGAGGAAGGTCGACAACTATTTTCAGTCGAAGCACTTGGCATCACCCTCATACCGGGTGACTACCGACTCGTCAAAACTTTCCTTTCCATCACGGAGCCATACCACGAAGTTTCCGTCGCCGCCACATTTTCCGTGGAATGA
- a CDS encoding AbrB/MazE/SpoVT family DNA-binding domain-containing protein → MYQVKKWGNSLGIRIPKTVSDELLLRENSEVYLYVENDRLIIEPKRKSLQAMIDGIKEDNIHSEIEFGEPEGGEAW, encoded by the coding sequence ATGTACCAAGTGAAGAAATGGGGGAATAGTCTCGGCATCCGTATTCCCAAAACGGTTAGCGATGAACTATTGCTGCGTGAAAACTCCGAAGTTTACCTTTACGTTGAAAATGATCGTTTAATTATCGAGCCAAAACGAAAGTCTCTTCAGGCAATGATTGATGGTATCAAAGAAGATAATATTCATTCTGAAATTGAATTTGGAGAGCCAGAGGGAGGAGAAGCATGGTGA
- a CDS encoding ABC transporter substrate-binding protein, with product MDKRKILLILISMLLLVAVAGCGKKAAPAARENSLIYASESEFDGLNPILEETNVDALLFRGLFRFDENNEPKADIAESFDMSDDKLTYTFKLREDIRFHDGEPLTAEDVIFTIESVLDDENASFLKSDFLEVESLKKIGDFEFELKLKRPFTPILDKLTLPILPKHAFNGVDMRTADFNSHPIGAGPYQFDRWDRGNSLTLKAYEHFHGTKPSIAKVIFKFIPDSNVRALQLASGEVDIALLDPVQVGELEKRDHVKIYNIDTADYRGILFNLQNNLWQDVRVRQAFSFAIDRAQIVKGILKGFGEEAYSPIQKHAFHNEDIETYSYDVEQAGQLLDEAGWKIAEDGFRYKDDQKLGFTITAPASDAVRVNMANYVAEGYKSIGADVNVAALDWSAITIEETDAFMIGWGSPYDADHHTYILFHSDESILTGSGYNFGSYSNENVDALLEKGRLSMDEQERKASYMAFQEELANDPAFAFIAYVNAVYGIHGNIEGVKERTLGHHGSGFLWNVEEWKWNDR from the coding sequence ATGGATAAACGTAAAATACTACTAATCTTAATCAGTATGCTCCTGCTCGTTGCCGTCGCAGGATGTGGAAAAAAGGCAGCACCTGCCGCGAGAGAAAATAGCCTTATCTATGCTTCGGAATCCGAGTTTGATGGACTGAATCCGATTCTTGAGGAGACGAACGTGGACGCGCTTTTATTCCGCGGGCTTTTCCGTTTCGATGAAAACAACGAACCGAAAGCCGATATCGCAGAGTCATTCGACATGTCCGATGACAAGTTGACATATACATTCAAGTTGCGGGAAGACATCCGTTTCCACGACGGTGAACCGCTGACTGCCGAGGACGTCATATTTACGATTGAAAGTGTGTTAGATGACGAGAATGCTTCGTTCCTAAAGTCTGATTTCCTTGAAGTGGAATCATTGAAGAAAATTGGCGACTTCGAATTTGAACTGAAACTCAAGCGTCCTTTCACACCGATTTTGGATAAATTGACGTTGCCGATTTTGCCGAAGCACGCGTTTAATGGTGTTGATATGCGGACAGCGGACTTCAATAGCCATCCGATTGGCGCTGGACCTTATCAGTTTGACCGATGGGACCGCGGCAACAGCTTGACGTTGAAAGCGTATGAGCATTTCCATGGCACGAAGCCTTCCATTGCTAAAGTCATCTTTAAATTCATCCCCGACAGCAATGTGCGGGCATTGCAATTGGCTTCCGGCGAAGTGGATATTGCTCTTCTCGATCCGGTGCAAGTGGGTGAACTGGAAAAGCGCGATCATGTGAAAATATACAATATCGATACTGCTGACTACCGCGGAATTCTTTTCAATCTGCAAAACAATCTGTGGCAAGATGTACGGGTTCGACAGGCATTCAGCTTCGCTATCGATCGGGCGCAAATTGTAAAAGGCATTTTGAAAGGCTTCGGGGAAGAGGCGTATTCGCCGATCCAAAAGCATGCCTTTCATAATGAAGATATTGAAACGTATAGCTATGACGTCGAGCAAGCCGGACAGTTGCTGGATGAAGCGGGTTGGAAAATAGCAGAAGACGGCTTCCGTTATAAGGATGACCAGAAGCTGGGCTTCACGATTACAGCCCCTGCATCCGACGCAGTGCGTGTCAATATGGCGAATTATGTCGCTGAGGGCTACAAATCGATCGGTGCGGATGTCAATGTGGCGGCGCTTGACTGGAGTGCCATCACGATTGAAGAGACGGATGCTTTCATGATCGGATGGGGCAGCCCGTATGACGCGGATCATCATACGTACATCTTGTTCCATTCGGATGAATCAATTTTGACGGGATCCGGTTATAATTTTGGAAGCTACTCGAATGAAAACGTGGATGCATTGCTTGAAAAAGGTCGTTTATCAATGGATGAACAGGAACGAAAGGCAAGCTATATGGCCTTCCAAGAAGAGTTGGCAAACGATCCGGCATTCGCATTTATCGCTTATGTTAATGCAGTCTATGGCATTCACGGAAATATCGAAGGCGTGAAGGAGCGTACACTTGGCCATCACGGCTCCGGTTTCCTTTGGAATGTCGAGGAGTGGAAATGGAATGACCGTTAA
- a CDS encoding ABC transporter ATP-binding protein has translation MIELKHIVKKYGSKRALQDVTVSIPRGKVIGLVGENGSGKSTLLKMMAGLLTANSGSAAFDGQPITRRIASRVAYMSDTDDFYTYFTVQQLIDFYESQFEDFDMVKAKEIVQFLNVSLTSRIKSLSKGNRGRVKIAVTLAREADYYLLDEPFSGLDPMVREDIAKGLIRFTDPERQSVIMSTHEIREVEPLLDEIIVMRGGRLIAHEAVDEIRDFYGIDATSWMVSLFKDSQVERELGK, from the coding sequence ATGATTGAGTTGAAACATATCGTGAAGAAGTATGGCAGTAAAAGGGCATTGCAGGATGTGACTGTGTCGATTCCTAGAGGGAAAGTGATCGGACTTGTCGGTGAAAATGGAAGCGGCAAGTCGACATTATTGAAGATGATGGCGGGTTTATTGACAGCGAATAGCGGCAGCGCGGCGTTTGACGGGCAACCAATTACGCGGCGTATTGCTTCACGAGTTGCCTATATGTCCGACACCGATGATTTCTATACGTACTTTACCGTGCAGCAGCTGATCGATTTCTACGAATCACAATTCGAGGACTTCGACATGGTCAAAGCGAAGGAGATTGTGCAATTTCTGAATGTGTCGCTTACTTCGCGGATAAAAAGCTTGTCCAAAGGGAACCGTGGACGTGTGAAAATCGCCGTGACGCTTGCGAGGGAAGCCGATTACTACTTGCTCGACGAACCGTTTTCAGGCCTTGACCCAATGGTCCGGGAAGATATCGCGAAAGGGCTCATTCGTTTTACGGACCCGGAGCGTCAGTCGGTCATCATGTCGACGCATGAAATTCGGGAAGTGGAGCCGCTGCTGGATGAAATCATCGTCATGCGGGGCGGGCGGTTGATCGCCCATGAGGCGGTCGATGAAATAAGGGATTTTTACGGAATCGATGCAACGAGCTGGATGGTGTCACTTTTCAAAGATTCACAAGTGGAAAGGGAGTTGGGAAAATGA
- a CDS encoding acyl-CoA thioesterase, which produces MEQRPMSQSRTIISKLVLPPDTNHMQTIFGGKVLAYIDEIAAIAAMKHSNKAAAVTASIDSVDFLSSAKVGDVLELEAVVSSTGRTSMEIFVSVHSMDLLTGDKKLTTESFLTMVAMDEHNKPTPVPGVYPETEAEKRLFDTGPARRNHRKLRREIKH; this is translated from the coding sequence ATGGAACAACGGCCGATGAGCCAATCACGCACAATCATTTCGAAACTTGTATTGCCGCCAGACACGAACCATATGCAGACGATTTTTGGTGGAAAGGTCTTGGCATACATAGATGAAATTGCTGCCATTGCGGCAATGAAACATTCGAACAAGGCGGCAGCCGTCACTGCCTCCATCGATTCGGTCGACTTCCTGTCGTCGGCGAAGGTCGGGGATGTACTCGAACTCGAAGCTGTCGTCAGCTCAACAGGGCGTACATCGATGGAAATATTCGTCTCGGTGCATTCGATGGATCTGTTGACAGGCGATAAAAAGCTGACAACGGAATCATTCCTGACGATGGTCGCCATGGATGAACACAACAAGCCGACACCGGTTCCAGGCGTCTACCCTGAAACCGAAGCGGAAAAACGGTTATTCGACACTGGTCCCGCCCGCCGGAACCACCGGAAACTACGCAGGGAAATTAAACATTGA
- a CDS encoding ABC transporter permease: MKSRKKLVFWCSLLGLILAVTMLSDLLATQPVNEMDLDSVYSPPGEGHLLGTDHLGRDVFSRLLQGGKVTLAVAGLSVALSFVIGVIYGGISGYVGGWTDSVMMRILEALISIPSLIFVLAFQAIMQGGMWGMTFIIGVTGWFTTARIVRSEFIRLKDAEYVKMAKMFGTPVWRILTGHLLRNSLPPLFVVTIFNLAGAVFIEVSLSFLGIGIPPSIPSWGNMLYNAQNDLLIGAWWIGVFPGLLIFLTILSINFIGEALKHSGRGRFRA; encoded by the coding sequence ATGAAATCTCGGAAGAAACTTGTCTTCTGGTGCTCGCTTCTCGGACTGATCCTTGCAGTGACAATGCTATCCGATCTTCTCGCAACACAACCCGTGAATGAAATGGATTTGGACTCCGTTTATTCGCCGCCTGGAGAGGGTCATCTATTAGGGACGGATCATCTTGGCCGGGATGTTTTTTCGCGTTTATTGCAAGGCGGAAAGGTGACTTTGGCCGTTGCAGGCTTATCGGTTGCATTGTCATTTGTCATTGGCGTCATCTATGGCGGTATCAGCGGGTATGTCGGCGGATGGACTGATAGCGTCATGATGCGGATTTTGGAAGCCCTTATTTCGATTCCTTCCCTCATTTTTGTCTTAGCGTTCCAGGCGATCATGCAAGGCGGCATGTGGGGAATGACGTTCATCATCGGTGTGACGGGCTGGTTTACGACGGCCCGGATCGTCCGCTCGGAATTCATCCGGCTAAAGGATGCGGAATATGTAAAGATGGCGAAAATGTTCGGCACACCGGTTTGGAGAATCCTTACAGGGCATCTGCTGCGCAATAGTCTGCCGCCGCTGTTCGTCGTTACAATCTTCAATTTGGCAGGGGCGGTATTCATCGAAGTGTCGCTCAGCTTCCTCGGAATCGGCATACCGCCTTCAATTCCATCGTGGGGAAATATGCTGTACAATGCACAAAATGATCTGTTGATCGGTGCATGGTGGATCGGTGTCTTCCCTGGATTGCTGATCTTCCTGACGATACTTTCCATTAACTTCATCGGCGAAGCGTTGAAGCATTCCGGAAGGGGGCGTTTCCGTGCTTGA